The following proteins are encoded in a genomic region of Fervidobacterium pennivorans DSM 9078:
- a CDS encoding ABC transporter substrate-binding protein encodes MKRSFSRILVVLLIGLAALLYAEKAKITIWAWDPNFNIPIMQEAAARYKKINPDVEFEIVNMAKADVEQKLNTILASGVKTGLPEIVLIEDYNAQKYLQSYPGAFADLTKHFTWSEFAPYKVKLMTLNNKVYGVPFDSGVAGFFYRIDYIEQAGFKPSDLENITWDRFIEIGKVVKQKTGKYMIAADSYDGGLMRILLQSAGSWYFDKSGKPYIANNPVLKEALRLYKEIKDSGIAKEVSGWNEWVGAFNRGEVAAVVTGVWIIGSIKAEKSQAGKWRVAPVPRMNLKESVNASNLGGSSWYVLQNSKYRDVAIDFLKKIYARDADFYQKILVKYGAVGTWLPAQGGSAYKAKDPFFGNQQVFQLFSEWMKKIPPVDFGVYTYEADAAIMSVMPDVYTGKLSIDEALKKAEQQFLNSIR; translated from the coding sequence ATGAAGAGGAGTTTCTCTAGGATTTTAGTTGTTCTCTTGATTGGTTTGGCGGCTCTGTTGTATGCTGAAAAGGCAAAGATAACCATCTGGGCTTGGGACCCGAACTTCAACATTCCGATTATGCAAGAAGCTGCGGCAAGGTACAAGAAAATCAACCCAGATGTCGAGTTTGAGATTGTAAATATGGCAAAAGCAGATGTAGAACAAAAACTGAATACAATACTCGCGTCTGGAGTAAAAACAGGACTTCCTGAAATAGTCCTTATCGAAGATTACAACGCGCAAAAATATCTCCAATCATATCCTGGGGCTTTTGCTGATTTAACAAAACACTTTACCTGGTCAGAATTCGCTCCATACAAAGTAAAACTCATGACTTTAAACAACAAAGTTTACGGTGTCCCATTTGACTCAGGTGTCGCAGGATTTTTCTACAGAATAGACTACATTGAACAAGCTGGTTTCAAACCATCCGACCTCGAAAACATTACATGGGACAGGTTCATTGAAATTGGAAAAGTTGTTAAACAAAAGACAGGAAAGTACATGATTGCAGCAGACTCATACGACGGAGGTTTAATGAGAATACTTTTGCAATCGGCTGGAAGTTGGTACTTTGACAAATCCGGAAAACCATATATTGCAAATAACCCTGTTTTGAAAGAAGCACTCAGGCTCTACAAGGAAATCAAAGACTCCGGTATTGCAAAGGAAGTTTCAGGTTGGAACGAATGGGTAGGTGCATTTAACAGAGGTGAAGTCGCAGCCGTTGTAACTGGTGTGTGGATTATTGGTTCCATTAAAGCTGAAAAAAGTCAGGCAGGTAAGTGGAGAGTTGCACCTGTTCCAAGAATGAACCTTAAGGAATCCGTTAATGCATCAAACCTCGGTGGCTCAAGCTGGTATGTATTGCAAAACAGCAAGTACAGAGATGTTGCTATCGATTTCTTGAAGAAAATATACGCACGTGATGCCGATTTCTATCAAAAGATATTAGTCAAATATGGAGCAGTTGGCACATGGCTACCAGCTCAAGGTGGTTCTGCTTACAAAGCAAAAGATCCGTTCTTCGGTAACCAACAAGTCTTCCAACTCTTCTCAGAATGGATGAAGAAGATACCACCAGTGGACTTCGGTGTTTACACTTATGAAGCAGACGCCGCAATTATGAGTGTGATGCCCGATGTTTACACTGGGAAACTCTCTATAGACGAAGCTTTGAAGAAAGCAGAACAACAATTTTTAAACTCAATTAGGTGA
- a CDS encoding carbohydrate ABC transporter permease has translation MPRSRKRKGLESVWDKWGWIFVSLMLAGVILFVFYPILYSLYLSTFSTRGFLKNFVGLGNYIKLFKDTYFLLSLKNILTILVIQVPIMLFLALIFATLLNDPKVKFKGIYRTALFLPAVTSLVAYTVIFRVMFSNDGLVNHVLMTIGLIKEPIRWLLDPFWAKVTLIIALTWRWTGYNMMFYLAGLQNIPIEVYEAAEIDGATKTVQFFKITLPLLKPIILFTTITSTIGTLQLFDEPMNLAAGVVTGSSVGPGNSLLTPSVYIYNVCFKYSPNFGYASAISYVIVMISAVLAIIQFKVAGEKE, from the coding sequence ATGCCAAGAAGCCGTAAAAGAAAAGGTTTAGAATCTGTTTGGGATAAATGGGGATGGATATTTGTTAGCCTTATGCTGGCTGGTGTAATCTTATTTGTCTTCTACCCCATTTTATATTCTCTCTATCTTTCAACCTTTTCGACAAGGGGTTTTTTAAAAAACTTTGTAGGTTTGGGTAACTACATAAAGCTTTTTAAGGATACATACTTTCTTCTTTCTCTGAAAAATATCCTAACAATCCTAGTGATTCAAGTTCCGATCATGCTCTTCCTTGCTTTGATTTTCGCAACGTTGCTGAATGACCCTAAGGTAAAATTCAAAGGTATTTATCGAACGGCACTTTTTCTTCCCGCAGTTACTTCTTTAGTTGCGTACACAGTAATTTTTAGAGTAATGTTCAGTAACGATGGTCTTGTGAACCATGTGCTTATGACTATCGGTCTTATAAAGGAGCCGATAAGGTGGTTGCTTGATCCTTTTTGGGCAAAGGTGACTTTGATAATAGCTTTGACCTGGAGATGGACAGGTTACAACATGATGTTCTACTTAGCAGGACTGCAAAATATACCAATAGAAGTTTACGAAGCTGCTGAAATTGATGGTGCAACAAAAACTGTGCAGTTTTTTAAAATCACGCTTCCCTTGCTAAAACCCATTATTCTTTTCACAACGATCACATCTACGATAGGTACTTTGCAACTTTTCGACGAACCGATGAACTTAGCAGCTGGTGTTGTAACAGGTTCAAGTGTTGGACCCGGGAATTCACTTCTAACTCCTTCTGTCTATATATACAACGTGTGTTTCAAATACTCTCCAAACTTTGGTTATGCTTCAGCTATTTCGTATGTCATAGTTATGATTTCTGCAGTTCTTGCTATTATTCAGTTTAAAGTGGCAGGTGAGAAAGAATGA
- a CDS encoding carbohydrate ABC transporter permease, producing MNRKLRYILIYLFLTISAFISVFPFYWMIVGSTNSSVDVLKGKLTFGGEFLNNLKNLWENYNLGKILLNSTKISLFVVVFSIIVSSMAGYGFEIYASRSRNRVYSALLLTMMIPFAALMVPLFRLMYFFNLIDSHWGVILPMIPSVFLTFFFRQSFKQYPKEIIMAARVDGANELRIFFSIVLPSMKSAYAAAAIYSFMTSWNAYLWPLVIIQSEQNKTIVLMISSIASGYTPDFGVVMMAVVIATLPMLVVFFALQKQFVQGVLGSVKQ from the coding sequence ATGAACAGAAAATTGAGATACATTCTCATATACTTATTTCTTACAATATCAGCCTTCATATCTGTTTTTCCGTTTTACTGGATGATCGTTGGAAGCACCAACAGTTCTGTTGATGTTTTGAAAGGAAAACTCACTTTTGGAGGGGAATTTTTGAACAACCTGAAAAATCTGTGGGAGAACTACAATTTAGGAAAAATCCTTCTAAATTCAACCAAGATCTCGCTCTTCGTTGTGGTATTTTCAATTATCGTTTCATCAATGGCCGGATATGGTTTTGAAATATACGCTTCAAGGTCGCGGAACAGGGTATATTCTGCTCTCTTACTTACTATGATGATTCCATTCGCAGCCCTAATGGTTCCACTTTTCAGACTTATGTATTTCTTCAATCTTATAGACTCTCATTGGGGTGTCATTCTACCGATGATTCCTTCTGTATTTCTAACATTTTTCTTCAGACAAAGTTTCAAGCAGTATCCGAAAGAAATTATAATGGCAGCGAGGGTTGATGGTGCAAACGAATTGAGGATATTTTTCTCGATAGTCTTACCATCGATGAAGTCCGCATACGCTGCAGCAGCAATATATTCTTTTATGACAAGTTGGAATGCATATCTCTGGCCACTTGTCATTATACAAAGTGAACAAAATAAAACTATTGTTCTTATGATTTCCAGTATTGCATCAGGTTATACACCAGATTTTGGAGTTGTCATGATGGCGGTTGTTATTGCAACTTTACCAATGCTCGTTGTCTTCTTTGCTTTACAGAAACAGTTTGTTCAAGGTGTTCTTGGATCAGTAAAACAATGA